One Actinospica robiniae DSM 44927 genomic region harbors:
- a CDS encoding non-ribosomal peptide synthetase/MFS transporter: MNTDTATAESRRALLEARLRGGLVNAGVGAGTASREPIPPHSGPVDCPPLSFAQERLWFLDQLTPDSAAYTLPIAVRIRGCLDEPALHRALAAVVERHEPVRTVFPADEDGAPSAHVTTFPVTIETADFDDLDVAWPWLTERGHRPFDLAAGPLLRAYLARLGDNDHVLLLAVHHIVCDGSSAGLLLRDLWDYYRSATGCGSTELSTLPVRYGDVAAWQRDRMESAQGRADLAAWCTRLAGTPVLDLPTDRPRPAEIDYAGAWHTFQLGRQTALAVEALARATRTTPFIVLLAAYRALLGRWSGQSDFAIGSPVAGRGHPDTEQLVGMFVNTVALRVESSGDPTFRALVGRTAAVALEAYEREHVPFERIVSQLALPRDTSRTPVFQTTLALQNYERPVFAEIGLAFEAVHLGGTQTHADLALYAERNDEGLSCTFTYRTALFDEASTQALGRRFSTLIEQVTTDPDLSVSEIVLTSPQERRIEVAESTGDPVPEAPAPTLHGLVEAQISRVPDNVAVVCNSRSATYAQLGADADRIARRLRALGAGTESRVGVLLEQSVELAAAVLGVLKAGAAYVPLDPEQPAERLAVMTEDCGMAALVTTSDLLGKLKAVPDDLVLLDVEPTDLPADAETHVDPANLAYVIYTSGSTGRPKGVAVAHRQAVNYVAAVSARIPIEPGARHLLMQSLSFDFGLTLFYSCLAAGGALHLLPPRSSGRDVADYIRENRIDYLKLTPSHFEALTADAGFGELLPAKALLFGGEGSVWSRTRELAATGVRIVNHYGPTEATVGVATQIVDPSIEPITTTTPIGRPLPGACVYVLDEAMEPVPRGAVGELYLGGDRLARGYLGRPGQTADRFVPDPFGPPGARMYRSGDLGRRLPDGSIEFLGRRDLQVKIRGYRVEPGEIEAALAALPGVRQAVVDVRGTRAEPMLIGYLVRAAGPEPLADADPSADEAALRRALRDHLPDYMVPARLVWLDALPLADHGKVDRRALPEPPARAATGVGEPPSGPVEEQIARIFEAVLGLASVGADDDFFEIGGHSLLAVRVVAKLRALVPEGQRPPGVMDLFKAPTVRTLAALLADPSPAGDDRPLIHRLTPARPAGATAGTVVCAPYGGGSALIYKPLADVLPDDWALYSIAVPGHELGEQARPIPEVAADCVREILAHVQGPLVLYGHCGLGVMLTVEIARLLQEAGRLIEAVYLGGIFPFARTRGPVARLAARMSIWRDGLRSDRWMVNALAAAGLDVEEIDPEQLALIVRNRRDGTREAEAYFGTVFTDPPLTLDAPVIAVIGERDPAGEFYQERYREWLGISATAGLVVLDEAGHFFLRYRAGELAEIVTGVHRAIAEPQPIEPQPIEPAAIEPSPIEAARAATEPPAVRDDPSWAGRYRRMPGSTWWLHAVARGHDSREADGVQPSMGRFLSVAGGQTVSMLGSALTEFAIPIWVFARTGSLARFALFSVVALVPGILAAPIAGTVADRFSRKRVMLLGDGCAGLTQAALAVLYFSGHLQPWHIYVLLGVLSLALTFQRLAYTSSVAQLAPKRYLGQAIGFMQTGNGLVQFFVPLVAIGVLAAIGLGGILAFDVVSYLFAIGVTAYVRFPDTLGWRRRETVGAEIREGFRFSAGNRGLRALLLLFAAANVFLAPMLVMVSPLVLSFAPLHTAAVTATFSGAGVAIGGFAILAWGGPREHRMRAVLAFLAAFAVFGAIAGARPSAALVAAGGFGMALTVTLMNGVYMAIVLVKVPLRFHGRVFALNTLVAWSTIPLANGVLGPLTARWLARAAGVSAGRGIGLSYELFAALLLLTVLIASRIPAVARFDSVAPDAQIDDEVGLAALAASARIPHQTQHDFSSTKKDKTEVAP; encoded by the coding sequence GTGAACACGGACACCGCGACTGCCGAGTCCCGGCGCGCCTTGCTCGAAGCCCGCTTGCGTGGCGGCCTCGTGAACGCGGGCGTCGGCGCGGGGACGGCCTCGCGCGAGCCGATCCCGCCTCATTCCGGACCAGTCGACTGCCCGCCGTTGTCCTTCGCGCAAGAACGGCTCTGGTTCCTCGATCAGCTCACTCCGGACAGCGCCGCGTACACGCTGCCGATCGCGGTTCGGATCCGCGGCTGCCTGGACGAGCCAGCGCTGCACCGAGCCCTCGCCGCCGTGGTCGAGCGGCACGAGCCGGTGCGCACGGTTTTTCCGGCCGACGAGGACGGCGCGCCGAGCGCCCATGTGACCACGTTCCCGGTTACCATCGAGACGGCGGACTTCGACGACCTCGACGTCGCATGGCCCTGGCTCACGGAACGTGGCCACCGCCCCTTCGACCTCGCCGCCGGCCCGCTGCTGCGCGCCTACCTCGCCCGCCTCGGCGACAACGACCACGTGCTCCTGCTGGCTGTGCACCACATCGTGTGCGACGGATCGTCAGCGGGACTGCTGCTGCGCGATTTATGGGACTACTACCGCTCCGCGACCGGCTGCGGATCCACGGAACTCAGTACCTTGCCCGTCCGATACGGCGACGTCGCAGCCTGGCAGCGTGACCGGATGGAGAGCGCCCAAGGCCGCGCCGACCTCGCGGCCTGGTGCACCCGGCTCGCCGGAACACCCGTGCTCGACCTGCCGACCGACCGGCCGCGGCCTGCGGAGATCGACTACGCGGGCGCCTGGCACACCTTCCAGCTCGGCCGACAGACTGCGCTCGCCGTCGAGGCGCTCGCCCGCGCAACCCGGACCACGCCGTTCATCGTGCTGCTCGCCGCCTACCGCGCGCTGCTCGGCCGGTGGAGCGGCCAGAGCGACTTCGCCATCGGCTCCCCGGTCGCCGGGCGCGGCCACCCCGACACCGAGCAACTCGTCGGCATGTTCGTCAACACCGTGGCGCTGCGAGTGGAGTCGAGCGGCGACCCGACTTTCCGCGCGCTGGTCGGACGGACCGCCGCCGTCGCCCTCGAGGCCTACGAGCGCGAACACGTCCCGTTCGAGCGAATCGTCTCCCAGCTCGCGCTGCCCCGGGACACCAGCCGCACACCCGTCTTCCAGACGACCTTAGCGCTGCAGAATTACGAACGGCCCGTCTTCGCCGAAATCGGCCTCGCATTCGAGGCCGTACACCTCGGCGGCACGCAGACGCACGCGGACCTCGCCCTTTACGCCGAACGCAACGATGAGGGCCTGAGCTGCACCTTCACCTACCGCACCGCCCTTTTCGACGAGGCGAGCACGCAGGCGCTCGGACGACGATTCAGCACCTTGATCGAGCAGGTCACGACCGACCCGGATCTGTCGGTTTCGGAGATCGTGCTCACCAGCCCGCAGGAGCGGCGCATCGAGGTGGCCGAGTCCACCGGCGACCCCGTGCCCGAGGCCCCGGCCCCGACCCTGCATGGGCTCGTGGAGGCGCAGATCAGCAGGGTGCCCGACAACGTCGCCGTGGTCTGCAATAGTCGGAGTGCGACGTATGCGCAGCTCGGTGCCGACGCGGACCGGATTGCCCGGCGCCTGCGTGCTCTAGGCGCGGGCACGGAAAGCCGCGTCGGCGTGCTGTTGGAGCAGTCCGTCGAACTGGCCGCCGCCGTCCTCGGCGTGCTGAAGGCCGGCGCCGCCTACGTGCCGCTCGACCCCGAGCAGCCTGCCGAGCGACTCGCCGTCATGACCGAGGACTGCGGCATGGCAGCGCTCGTGACGACGTCCGACCTGCTCGGCAAGCTCAAGGCCGTCCCCGATGACCTGGTCCTGCTCGACGTCGAGCCTACCGACTTGCCCGCTGACGCCGAAACCCACGTCGATCCTGCGAACCTCGCCTACGTGATCTACACGTCCGGATCCACCGGACGTCCCAAAGGCGTCGCGGTGGCGCACCGACAGGCCGTCAACTACGTCGCGGCGGTCTCGGCCCGCATCCCGATCGAGCCGGGCGCGCGACACCTGCTGATGCAGTCACTCTCCTTCGACTTCGGCCTGACGCTCTTCTATTCCTGTCTTGCTGCGGGCGGCGCCCTGCACCTGCTGCCCCCGCGCAGCAGCGGACGCGATGTGGCCGATTACATCCGCGAAAACCGGATCGACTACCTCAAGCTCACCCCTTCGCACTTCGAAGCCCTCACCGCCGACGCCGGCTTCGGGGAACTGCTGCCCGCCAAGGCGCTGCTCTTCGGCGGCGAGGGTTCGGTCTGGTCCCGGACCCGGGAACTCGCCGCGACCGGGGTGCGGATCGTCAACCATTACGGACCGACCGAGGCGACGGTGGGCGTCGCCACCCAAATCGTCGATCCCAGCATCGAGCCGATCACGACGACGACCCCGATCGGCCGACCGCTGCCCGGCGCGTGCGTATATGTGCTCGATGAAGCGATGGAGCCGGTGCCGCGCGGCGCTGTCGGCGAGCTCTACCTCGGCGGAGACCGGCTCGCCCGCGGCTACCTGGGACGCCCAGGTCAGACCGCCGACCGCTTCGTCCCCGACCCGTTCGGCCCACCCGGCGCGCGCATGTACCGCTCGGGCGACCTCGGCCGCCGCCTGCCGGACGGGTCGATCGAGTTCCTCGGGCGGCGCGACCTGCAAGTGAAGATCCGCGGCTACCGAGTCGAACCCGGCGAGATCGAAGCCGCGCTCGCCGCCCTGCCCGGAGTCCGGCAGGCCGTGGTGGACGTGCGCGGCACCCGGGCGGAGCCGATGCTCATCGGGTATCTCGTCCGCGCGGCCGGCCCGGAACCGCTGGCTGACGCGGATCCGTCGGCCGACGAGGCGGCGTTGCGGCGCGCGCTGCGCGACCACCTGCCCGACTACATGGTGCCCGCCCGCCTGGTCTGGCTGGACGCGCTTCCGCTTGCCGACCATGGCAAAGTCGATCGCAGGGCCCTGCCGGAGCCGCCGGCGCGTGCCGCGACCGGCGTCGGCGAGCCGCCGTCCGGACCGGTCGAGGAGCAGATCGCGCGGATCTTCGAAGCCGTACTGGGGCTGGCGAGTGTGGGCGCCGACGACGACTTCTTCGAGATCGGCGGCCACTCCCTGCTCGCGGTGCGCGTCGTGGCCAAGCTGCGTGCGCTGGTGCCCGAAGGACAACGGCCGCCGGGGGTCATGGATCTGTTCAAGGCCCCGACCGTGCGCACTCTGGCGGCACTGCTGGCCGACCCGTCGCCGGCCGGCGACGACCGTCCGCTGATACACCGGCTCACCCCCGCCCGCCCGGCCGGCGCGACCGCCGGTACCGTCGTCTGCGCGCCCTACGGTGGCGGCAGTGCACTGATATATAAGCCGCTCGCCGACGTGCTGCCGGACGACTGGGCCCTGTACTCGATCGCTGTCCCCGGCCACGAACTCGGGGAACAGGCCCGGCCGATTCCGGAAGTGGCCGCCGACTGCGTGCGCGAGATCCTGGCCCACGTTCAGGGCCCGCTGGTGCTCTACGGCCACTGCGGGCTCGGCGTGATGCTCACCGTGGAGATCGCGCGGCTGCTCCAGGAGGCCGGACGTCTGATCGAGGCCGTGTACCTCGGCGGCATCTTCCCCTTCGCCCGCACCCGTGGCCCGGTCGCGCGACTCGCCGCGCGCATGTCGATCTGGCGTGACGGCCTGCGCAGCGACAGATGGATGGTCAACGCGCTTGCCGCGGCCGGACTCGACGTCGAGGAGATCGACCCGGAACAGCTCGCCCTGATCGTGCGCAACCGCCGCGACGGCACTCGCGAAGCAGAGGCCTACTTCGGCACCGTCTTCACGGACCCTCCGCTCACGCTCGACGCGCCGGTGATCGCGGTGATAGGGGAGCGGGACCCGGCGGGGGAGTTCTACCAGGAGCGCTACCGCGAATGGCTTGGGATCTCCGCGACCGCCGGCCTGGTCGTGCTGGACGAAGCAGGGCACTTCTTCCTGCGCTACCGCGCCGGAGAGCTGGCCGAGATCGTCACCGGCGTCCACCGCGCGATCGCCGAGCCGCAGCCCATTGAGCCGCAGCCCATTGAACCGGCGGCGATCGAGCCGTCGCCGATCGAGGCGGCTCGGGCAGCGACGGAGCCGCCCGCTGTCCGCGACGATCCCTCCTGGGCCGGCCGCTACCGCCGTATGCCCGGCTCCACCTGGTGGCTGCACGCCGTCGCCCGGGGCCACGACTCGCGCGAGGCCGACGGAGTCCAGCCGAGCATGGGCCGCTTCCTGTCCGTCGCCGGCGGCCAGACCGTCTCCATGCTCGGCTCCGCCCTCACCGAGTTCGCCATCCCGATCTGGGTCTTCGCCCGGACCGGCTCGCTCGCCCGCTTCGCCCTGTTCTCCGTGGTCGCGCTGGTGCCCGGCATCCTCGCCGCTCCGATCGCTGGCACGGTCGCCGACCGGTTCAGCCGCAAGCGCGTCATGCTGCTCGGCGACGGCTGTGCCGGGCTGACGCAGGCCGCGCTGGCGGTCCTGTACTTCAGCGGACACCTCCAGCCCTGGCATATATACGTACTGCTGGGCGTGCTCTCGCTGGCACTCACCTTCCAACGCCTGGCGTACACGTCGTCGGTCGCGCAGTTGGCGCCGAAGCGCTACCTCGGCCAGGCGATCGGCTTCATGCAGACCGGAAACGGACTGGTGCAGTTCTTCGTTCCGCTGGTCGCCATCGGCGTACTCGCGGCCATCGGCCTGGGCGGGATCCTGGCCTTCGACGTCGTCAGCTATCTGTTCGCCATCGGCGTCACGGCATACGTCCGGTTCCCTGACACGCTCGGCTGGCGTCGGCGCGAGACCGTGGGCGCCGAGATCAGGGAGGGCTTCCGGTTCTCGGCGGGCAACCGCGGGCTGCGCGCCCTGCTGCTCCTGTTCGCCGCCGCCAACGTCTTCCTCGCCCCGATGCTGGTGATGGTCTCGCCGCTGGTGCTCTCCTTCGCGCCGCTGCACACCGCTGCGGTCACCGCGACCTTCTCCGGCGCCGGCGTGGCCATCGGCGGCTTCGCGATCCTGGCCTGGGGCGGCCCGCGCGAGCACCGGATGCGCGCGGTGCTCGCGTTCCTCGCCGCATTCGCCGTGTTCGGCGCGATCGCCGGGGCGCGGCCCTCAGCGGCGCTGGTGGCGGCCGGAGGGTTCGGCATGGCCCTGACGGTGACCCTGATGAACGGCGTCTACATGGCGATCGTCCTGGTGAAGGTGCCGTTGCGCTTCCACGGCCGCGTCTTCGCGCTCAACACGCTCGTCGCCTGGTCGACGATCCCGCTGGCCAACGGCGTGCTCGGCCCTCTGACAGCACGCTGGCTCGCCCGCGCCGCCGGAGTGAGCGCCGGCCGCGGCATCGGCCTGTCCTACGAGCTGTTCGCCGCGCTGCTGCTGCTCACGGTTTTGATCGCGAGCCGGATCCCCGCCGTCGCACGATTCGACAGCGTCGCCCCGGACGCCCAGATCGACGACGAAGTCGGCCTCGCCGCCCTCGCTGCCTCCGCCCGCATCCCGCACCAAACGCAGCACGATTTCTCATCCACGAAGAAAGACAAAACGGAGGTGGCGCCGTGA
- a CDS encoding condensation domain-containing protein, translated as MAVARSTISIRFQGAGSGAGELTWGQVELWDAIVRTGRTFNIGGALPMPPGTTAADVAVMLRFWICRHPSLRTRLRFEPDEASAGSPRRPVRPLQEVAAAGEVALHVVDVDAEDDPAAAAEELRVEFEVPAFDYANEWPVRMGVVCRDGEVTHMVVQYCHLAVDGGGIDAMVADLESLDRTSGLETAPPNGITPLELARSQSTPAGRRASDKSLRHWANALRGVPARRFGHAGEGCEPRFWELYCYSPAMHLALQRIADRTETNTTHVLFAAYAVALARVTGVNPSLAQTIVSNRFRPGLGPLVGAVSQPGLCVVEVADKTFDEVVALAWKAVTAGALHGYYRPDGRNELLDRLSEEHDEPFDISCFVNDRRREAELEPGRPLPSEEQVQAALKQSMFRWERKESTFSGSLFLQVDSGPDLTAPERITPEQLAVPAVYLEVWADTRYLPPDDMETFARTMEEITVQAAFDPAVATGVHAGS; from the coding sequence ATGGCCGTCGCGCGGAGCACGATCTCGATTCGCTTCCAGGGTGCGGGCAGCGGTGCCGGCGAGCTGACCTGGGGCCAGGTGGAACTCTGGGACGCGATCGTGCGCACCGGCCGCACGTTCAACATCGGCGGCGCGCTGCCGATGCCGCCGGGCACCACCGCCGCGGACGTGGCCGTGATGCTGCGGTTCTGGATCTGCAGGCATCCCTCGCTGCGGACCCGGCTGCGGTTCGAGCCCGACGAAGCGTCAGCCGGCTCGCCGCGACGGCCGGTCCGTCCGCTGCAGGAGGTCGCGGCGGCGGGGGAGGTGGCCTTACACGTGGTGGACGTCGACGCCGAGGACGACCCGGCCGCGGCCGCCGAGGAACTGCGGGTGGAGTTCGAGGTGCCGGCCTTCGACTACGCGAACGAGTGGCCGGTGCGGATGGGCGTCGTGTGCCGCGACGGCGAAGTCACCCATATGGTCGTCCAGTACTGCCATCTGGCGGTGGACGGCGGCGGAATCGACGCGATGGTGGCGGATCTGGAGTCCCTCGATCGGACCAGCGGTCTCGAGACCGCGCCGCCGAACGGGATCACGCCGCTGGAGCTGGCCCGGTCCCAGTCCACCCCGGCCGGCCGCCGCGCCAGCGACAAGTCCCTGCGGCACTGGGCCAACGCCCTGCGCGGAGTACCCGCCCGCCGGTTCGGCCACGCCGGGGAGGGATGCGAGCCGCGCTTCTGGGAGCTGTACTGCTACTCGCCGGCGATGCACCTCGCGCTGCAGCGGATCGCCGACCGCACCGAGACGAACACCACCCACGTGCTCTTCGCCGCCTACGCCGTGGCTCTCGCGCGGGTGACCGGTGTCAACCCGAGCCTCGCGCAGACGATCGTCAGCAACCGCTTCCGCCCCGGCCTCGGCCCGCTCGTCGGCGCCGTCTCGCAGCCCGGACTGTGCGTCGTCGAGGTCGCGGATAAGACTTTCGACGAGGTCGTCGCCCTGGCCTGGAAGGCGGTGACCGCGGGCGCCCTGCACGGGTACTACCGCCCGGACGGCCGCAACGAACTGCTCGACCGGCTCAGCGAGGAGCACGACGAGCCGTTCGACATCTCCTGCTTCGTCAACGACCGCCGCCGCGAAGCCGAGCTGGAGCCCGGGCGTCCGCTGCCGAGCGAGGAGCAGGTGCAAGCGGCGTTGAAGCAGAGCATGTTCCGATGGGAGCGCAAGGAGTCCACCTTCTCGGGCAGCCTGTTCCTCCAGGTCGACTCGGGCCCTGACCTCACCGCGCCGGAGCGGATCACCCCGGAGCAGCTGGCCGTGCCCGCCGTCTATCTCGAAGTGTGGGCCGACACGCGCTACCTGCCGCCTGACGACATGGAGACGTTCGCGCGGACGATGGAGGAGATCACGGTCCAGGCCGCCTTCGATCCGGCCGTGGCCACCGGCGTCCACGCGGGTAGCTGA
- a CDS encoding glycoside hydrolase family 48 protein, with translation MAESLSRRRFAVTAGTALMAVGGLPTLAKARAATAGAATPAAAATDAYTQAFLTQYAKIKNSANGYFSPEGIPYHCVETLIVEAPDHGHQTTSEAFSFWFWLEATYGRVTGDWTAFNNAWTTAEHYIIPQHVDQPSNSSYNASSPATYAPEWPDPSDYPSPLDSSVAVGQDPLAGELTSTYGTSDIYGMHWLMDVDNTYGYGNTPGTGAEAGPTATGPSYINSYQRGSAESVWLTIPQPCTDLFKYGGTNGYLDLFVKQSSAYSQQWKYTNAPDADARAVQAAYWAYTWAAAQGSGSQVSASVAKAAKMGDFLRYSLFDKYFKQIGNCTSASGCAAGSSRSSEHYLLAWYYAWGGAEPGGGWAWRIGDGASHQGYQNPLAAYAMSNVAALTPMSPTAKGDWASSLGRQLEFLQWLQSAEGALAGGCTNSWNGSYSTPPSGDSTFYGMAYDWEPVYHDPPSNNWFGMQAWGVERLAEYYYVTGNATAKKILDKWMAWAASETTVTATNFSIPSTLGWSGQPDTWNPSSPGSNTGLHVSIADYGNDVGVCAAYVKALTYYAAKSGNTTYSALAKSLLDAMSTFADSKGIAVPEVRTDYSSFGATVYVPSGWSGKMPNGDVIAPGATFLSIRSWYKNDPDFPKVQAYLNGGAAPSFTYHRFWAQADIAMAYAVYADLIVNAGTTTGGDTTPPSAPTNLKATGETSTTVSLSWTASTDNVAVTGYHVLRNSTQVGTTTSTTYTDTGLTASTAYSYTVIATDAAGNLSTSSNTVSATTSAGSTGDTTPPSAPTNLKATGETSTTVSLSWTASTDNVAVTGYKVFRNGTQVGTSTSTTYTDTGLTASTAYSYTVTANDAAGNNSTASNAVSATTSAAGGGTGTGTVKVQYANLDTAPTDNQIKPGLQVVNTGTAALALSTVTVRYWFTSDGGASTFSTYCDYAVVGSGNVTHSVVAMATPKTGADHYLQVGFTSGAGSLAAGASTGQIQNRLNKTDWSSFSETNDYSYGTNTAYTDWTKVTVYVNGTLAYGTEPS, from the coding sequence ATGGCTGAATCCCTGTCTCGACGGCGCTTTGCCGTCACGGCCGGCACCGCGCTGATGGCGGTGGGCGGCCTGCCCACACTCGCGAAGGCACGAGCCGCCACCGCCGGCGCGGCGACGCCCGCCGCGGCCGCCACCGACGCCTACACCCAGGCGTTCCTGACCCAGTACGCCAAGATCAAAAACTCGGCGAACGGCTACTTCAGCCCGGAAGGGATCCCGTACCACTGCGTCGAGACGCTCATCGTCGAGGCGCCGGACCACGGGCACCAGACCACCTCCGAGGCGTTCAGCTTCTGGTTCTGGCTCGAGGCCACCTACGGCCGGGTGACCGGCGACTGGACGGCCTTCAACAACGCCTGGACCACCGCGGAGCACTACATCATCCCGCAGCACGTGGACCAGCCGAGCAACAGCTCGTACAACGCGAGCTCGCCGGCCACCTACGCGCCGGAGTGGCCCGACCCCAGCGACTACCCGAGCCCGCTCGATTCCTCCGTCGCCGTCGGCCAGGACCCGCTCGCCGGCGAGCTGACCTCGACGTACGGCACGTCGGACATCTACGGCATGCACTGGCTGATGGATGTCGACAACACCTACGGCTACGGCAACACCCCCGGCACCGGGGCGGAGGCCGGCCCGACAGCGACCGGACCGTCCTACATCAACAGCTACCAGCGCGGCTCCGCGGAGTCGGTGTGGCTGACGATCCCCCAGCCCTGCACCGACCTGTTCAAGTACGGCGGCACGAACGGCTACCTGGACCTGTTCGTCAAGCAGTCCAGCGCCTACTCGCAGCAGTGGAAGTACACGAACGCCCCGGACGCCGACGCCCGCGCCGTTCAGGCCGCGTACTGGGCGTACACGTGGGCCGCGGCGCAAGGCTCCGGCAGCCAGGTCTCCGCTTCGGTGGCCAAGGCCGCCAAGATGGGCGACTTCCTGCGCTACTCGCTGTTCGACAAGTACTTCAAGCAGATCGGCAACTGCACCAGCGCCAGCGGCTGCGCCGCCGGCAGCTCGCGCAGCTCCGAGCACTACCTGCTGGCCTGGTACTACGCCTGGGGCGGAGCGGAGCCCGGCGGCGGCTGGGCGTGGCGCATCGGCGACGGCGCCTCGCACCAGGGCTACCAGAACCCGCTGGCCGCCTACGCGATGTCGAACGTGGCCGCGCTCACGCCGATGTCGCCGACCGCGAAGGGCGACTGGGCGAGCAGCCTGGGCCGGCAGCTGGAGTTCCTGCAGTGGCTCCAGTCCGCCGAGGGCGCGCTCGCCGGCGGCTGCACCAACAGCTGGAACGGCTCGTACAGCACTCCGCCGTCGGGCGACTCGACGTTCTACGGCATGGCCTATGACTGGGAGCCGGTCTACCACGACCCGCCGAGCAACAACTGGTTCGGCATGCAGGCGTGGGGCGTCGAGCGGCTTGCCGAGTACTACTACGTGACCGGGAACGCGACCGCGAAGAAGATCCTGGACAAGTGGATGGCGTGGGCCGCCTCGGAGACCACGGTCACCGCCACGAACTTCTCGATCCCCTCCACGCTCGGCTGGTCCGGCCAGCCGGACACCTGGAACCCGTCGAGCCCGGGCAGCAACACGGGGCTGCACGTGAGCATCGCCGACTACGGCAACGACGTCGGTGTCTGCGCCGCGTACGTCAAGGCACTGACCTACTACGCCGCGAAGTCCGGCAACACCACCTACAGCGCCCTCGCCAAGAGCCTGCTCGACGCGATGTCGACCTTCGCCGACTCCAAGGGCATCGCGGTGCCCGAGGTCCGGACCGACTACAGCAGCTTCGGCGCCACCGTCTACGTGCCGTCCGGCTGGTCCGGCAAGATGCCCAACGGCGACGTGATCGCCCCCGGCGCCACGTTCCTCTCGATCCGGTCCTGGTACAAGAACGACCCGGACTTCCCGAAGGTCCAGGCGTACCTCAACGGCGGTGCGGCGCCCAGCTTCACCTACCACCGGTTCTGGGCGCAGGCGGACATCGCCATGGCCTACGCCGTGTACGCGGACCTGATCGTCAACGCCGGCACCACGACCGGCGGCGACACCACGCCGCCCTCGGCGCCGACCAACCTGAAGGCGACCGGCGAGACCAGCACCACCGTCTCGCTCTCGTGGACCGCGTCGACCGACAACGTCGCCGTCACCGGCTACCACGTCTTGCGCAACAGCACCCAGGTCGGCACCACCACCAGCACGACGTACACCGACACCGGCCTGACCGCCTCCACGGCGTACAGCTACACGGTGATCGCGACCGACGCCGCCGGGAACCTCTCGACCTCGTCGAACACTGTCAGCGCCACCACGTCCGCCGGCAGCACCGGCGACACCACGCCGCCCTCGGCGCCGACCAACCTGAAGGCGACCGGCGAGACCAGCACCACCGTCTCGCTCTCGTGGACCGCGTCGACCGACAACGTCGCGGTGACCGGGTACAAGGTCTTCCGCAACGGCACGCAGGTCGGTACCAGCACCAGCACGACGTACACCGACACCGGCCTGACCGCCTCCACGGCGTACAGCTACACGGTGACCGCGAACGACGCCGCCGGCAACAACTCGACCGCGTCGAACGCGGTCAGCGCCACCACCTCGGCGGCCGGCGGCGGGACCGGGACCGGCACGGTCAAGGTGCAGTACGCGAACCTGGACACGGCGCCCACGGACAACCAGATCAAGCCGGGCCTGCAGGTGGTCAACACCGGCACGGCCGCGCTGGCCCTGTCGACCGTGACCGTCCGGTACTGGTTCACCAGCGACGGCGGTGCGAGCACCTTCAGCACCTACTGCGACTACGCCGTGGTCGGTTCGGGCAACGTCACGCACTCGGTCGTGGCCATGGCCACGCCCAAGACCGGCGCGGACCACTACCTGCAGGTCGGCTTCACCAGCGGTGCGGGCAGCCTCGCCGCGGGCGCGTCGACCGGCCAGATCCAGAACCGGTTGAACAAGACCGACTGGTCGAGCTTCAGCGAGACCAACGACTACAGCTACGGCACCAACACCGCGTACACCGACTGGACCAAGGTGACGGTGTACGTGAACGGCACCCTGGCCTACGGCACCGAGCCGTCATAA
- a CDS encoding nitroreductase family deazaflavin-dependent oxidoreductase, whose translation MTSSIDLHGDPHVARYLETDGEDGYHWRNDTTILLLFTKGRKSGEQRSHALIFRPFGDAYTVVASKGGAEQPPAWFLNLQADPNVEVQIKADRFRAVARVATPEEKPAMWASMVEAWPDYDAYQTKTPREIPVVVLERVK comes from the coding sequence ATGACCAGTTCCATTGACTTGCACGGAGACCCGCACGTCGCTCGCTACCTCGAGACGGACGGCGAAGACGGATACCACTGGCGCAACGACACGACGATCCTGCTGCTGTTCACCAAGGGCCGGAAGAGCGGCGAACAGCGGTCCCACGCCCTGATCTTCCGTCCGTTCGGCGACGCCTACACGGTGGTCGCGTCGAAGGGCGGCGCCGAGCAGCCGCCGGCCTGGTTCCTCAACCTCCAGGCCGACCCGAACGTCGAGGTCCAGATCAAGGCCGACCGTTTCCGCGCCGTCGCGCGCGTAGCCACGCCGGAGGAGAAGCCGGCGATGTGGGCCTCGATGGTGGAGGCCTGGCCGGATTACGACGCTTATCAGACGAAGACGCCGCGCGAGATCCCGGTCGTCGTGCTCGAGCGCGTCAAGTAG
- a CDS encoding MbtH family protein, whose translation MSVEEAQIPQPRFAVVVNDEEQYSVWPEGKEMPAGWREEGTVGTRPECLEHIEAVWTDLRPRSLREQAATAG comes from the coding sequence GTGAGCGTCGAAGAAGCCCAGATCCCGCAGCCGCGCTTCGCCGTCGTCGTGAACGACGAGGAGCAGTACTCGGTGTGGCCCGAGGGCAAGGAGATGCCTGCGGGCTGGCGCGAGGAGGGCACTGTCGGCACGCGACCGGAATGTCTCGAGCACATCGAAGCCGTCTGGACCGATCTGCGCCCGCGTTCGCTGCGCGAACAAGCCGCGACTGCCGGCTGA